One Cellulomonas taurus genomic region harbors:
- a CDS encoding glycosyltransferase family 4 protein, with protein MSMRVVQVLGSSAGGVARHVAQVVAELSAAGDRVLVAGPSSVRATVLPEGGAFQSVEIADRPHASDLTAIRRLAAVGREADVVHAHGLRAGALAVLALRTRRHRPRIVVTLHNLPVGGRAIRTVSAVLGRVVAHGADVVLGVSGDLVALSAAQGARRAERALVPAPARRTASSSAEQTRAELGLSSEQRVAVTVARLAPQKGLDTLVSAAARVELPGFVWLLAGDGPLESSVRAQVEASGAPVRVLGRRADVLELFAAADVVVSTAVWEGQPLAVQEALGQGAAVVATDAGGTREVTGDAAVLVPVGDDLGLATAVRRVLTDSDERDRLRAAAAARATELPAPADVRAQLRAIYQG; from the coding sequence ATGAGCATGCGGGTGGTCCAGGTGTTGGGGTCGAGCGCCGGCGGGGTCGCCCGGCACGTCGCCCAGGTGGTCGCGGAACTGTCAGCGGCGGGGGACCGGGTGCTGGTCGCGGGCCCGTCGTCGGTGCGGGCGACCGTGCTGCCCGAGGGCGGCGCCTTCCAGTCGGTGGAGATCGCCGACCGGCCGCACGCCTCGGACCTGACCGCGATCCGTCGACTCGCGGCGGTGGGTCGGGAGGCCGACGTGGTGCATGCGCACGGACTGCGCGCCGGAGCGTTGGCGGTGCTCGCACTGCGGACCCGTCGGCATCGGCCGCGGATCGTGGTGACCCTGCACAACCTGCCGGTGGGGGGCCGGGCGATCAGGACGGTGTCCGCGGTGCTCGGCCGGGTGGTCGCCCACGGCGCGGACGTGGTGCTCGGCGTCTCCGGTGATCTGGTCGCGCTCAGTGCCGCCCAGGGTGCCCGGCGGGCCGAACGGGCACTGGTGCCCGCCCCGGCCCGTCGTACGGCGTCCAGCAGCGCCGAGCAGACCCGGGCCGAGCTGGGCCTCAGCTCCGAGCAGCGGGTGGCGGTGACGGTGGCGCGCCTCGCGCCGCAGAAGGGGCTGGACACCCTGGTGTCGGCCGCCGCCCGGGTGGAGCTGCCGGGCTTCGTCTGGCTGCTGGCCGGGGACGGCCCGCTGGAGTCGTCGGTCCGGGCCCAGGTCGAGGCGTCGGGTGCCCCGGTGCGGGTGCTGGGTCGGCGCGCCGACGTGCTCGAGCTGTTCGCCGCCGCGGATGTCGTGGTGTCCACCGCCGTCTGGGAGGGCCAGCCCCTGGCGGTGCAGGAGGCACTCGGGCAGGGCGCGGCGGTGGTGGCGACCGACGCCGGAGGCACCCGGGAGGTCACCGGTGACGCGGCGGTGCTGGTCCCGGTGGGCGACGACCTCGGGCTGGCGACGGCCGTCCGGCGGGTGCTCACCGACAGCGACGAGCGCGACCGACTGCGTGCAGCGGCCGCCGCACGGGCGACGGAACTGCCCGCCCCGGCCGATGTTCGTGCCCAACTGCGGGCGATCTACCAGGGGTGA
- a CDS encoding copper transporter → MIDFRYHLVSLISVFLALAVGIVLGAGPLRESIGNTLTGQVDQLREEKDALRTELDTSKAATTAAEDYIAAAGPSLVDGTLADRNVAVVAMGTVDDESRQAIEDQLTAAGATVTADVTLTDSWSDTDLRSFRQALVANLTSYLDPQPQSGTGADTALAEALIQALTGADAADPTKVSGDATTLIKLLTTGDDPLVQLAADLSAPADDVLLLTDDIAARTTASNADKDQVQATQDSMAALVRVTAARAAGAVVAGGPVADDALISAIVADSELASAISTVNAAGTIAGQVSVPLALNADAGGSVGHYGSGDGLTVIPTTTTLAPVDRNPSADANAADPNAGDAAADGAQG, encoded by the coding sequence GTGATCGACTTCCGTTACCACCTCGTCTCGCTGATCTCGGTGTTCCTGGCGCTGGCCGTGGGCATCGTCCTCGGCGCCGGTCCGCTCCGGGAGAGCATCGGCAACACGCTCACCGGCCAGGTCGACCAGCTCCGGGAGGAGAAGGACGCGCTGCGCACCGAGCTCGACACCTCGAAGGCGGCGACCACCGCCGCCGAGGACTACATCGCCGCCGCTGGACCGTCCCTGGTGGACGGCACGCTGGCCGACCGGAACGTGGCCGTGGTCGCGATGGGCACGGTCGACGACGAGTCGCGGCAGGCGATCGAGGACCAGCTGACCGCCGCCGGTGCCACGGTGACCGCCGACGTCACGCTGACCGACTCCTGGTCCGACACCGACCTGCGCAGCTTCCGGCAGGCGCTGGTCGCCAACCTGACCTCCTACCTGGACCCGCAGCCCCAGTCGGGCACCGGTGCCGACACCGCGCTGGCCGAGGCGCTGATCCAGGCGCTCACCGGTGCCGATGCCGCCGACCCGACGAAGGTCAGCGGCGACGCCACCACCCTGATCAAGCTGCTCACCACCGGGGACGACCCGCTGGTGCAGCTGGCCGCGGACCTGAGTGCTCCGGCGGACGACGTCCTGTTGCTCACCGACGACATCGCGGCGCGGACCACCGCCTCGAACGCCGACAAGGACCAGGTGCAGGCCACCCAGGACTCGATGGCGGCCCTGGTCCGGGTGACCGCGGCCCGCGCGGCCGGCGCGGTGGTGGCCGGTGGGCCGGTGGCCGACGACGCACTGATCTCCGCGATCGTCGCCGACAGCGAGCTGGCGTCCGCGATCAGCACGGTGAACGCCGCCGGCACCATCGCCGGGCAGGTGTCGGTGCCGCTGGCCCTGAACGCCGACGCCGGTGGCTCGGTCGGCCACTACGGGTCCGGTGACGGCCTCACAGTGATCCCGACGACGACGACCCTCGCACCGGTGGACCGCAACCCCTCGGCCGACGCCAACGCGGCGGACCCGAACGCGGGCGACGCCGCGGCGGACGGGGCGCAGGGGTGA
- the murJ gene encoding murein biosynthesis integral membrane protein MurJ produces MNRRRLLSGLAGAAALIAAVTVVSRLLGFVRSLVFSSAVGLTGIGGAYNAANTIPNVLFEVAAGGALAGALIPVIAAPLARGMRDDVSRIASAMLTWTLTGLVLIGGLLAVFAAPVARLTASHSDPELVIFFLRVFAVQIPLYGLAVVLSGVLQAQKKFFWPAFVPVLSSLVVIATYAGYGVLLRRDGVPVTAGPDGLPDGAIELLAWGTTAGVLAMGVPLLVPVLRSGVRLLPSYRFPDGVGRRASNLALAGVGGLVAQQASVLAVLKLVDVYGDAPTLVAWQTLIQPVYLLPYAVLAVPLATSTFPRLAERAGRPGREGFASLTALTTRGVLTASTVGAVALIAAAPAVTTVFGRVGNGDAALLASLTEPLSLIAPGLLGFGLIFHVSRALYALERGRLAVIGASVGWAVVIVASWLGCLLLVGNGTDGPATLRALAVGNSIGMLTAGVVLLTLLRGAAGAEAVHRIARSAVVLILGGALGSVAGRLVVDLLRDDGVVSAVLAAVVGAGIGALVLLAAVWLTDRSAITGLLRRGRKG; encoded by the coding sequence GTGAACCGCCGCCGACTGCTGTCGGGGCTGGCGGGTGCCGCGGCGCTGATCGCGGCGGTGACCGTGGTCAGTCGACTGCTGGGCTTCGTCCGCAGTCTGGTGTTCAGCTCCGCGGTGGGGCTCACCGGGATCGGTGGCGCGTACAACGCGGCGAACACGATCCCGAACGTCCTGTTCGAGGTCGCCGCCGGTGGCGCGCTGGCCGGTGCGCTGATCCCGGTGATCGCCGCTCCGCTGGCCCGGGGGATGCGCGACGACGTGTCCCGGATCGCCTCGGCGATGCTGACCTGGACGCTGACCGGCCTGGTGCTGATCGGTGGGCTGCTGGCGGTGTTCGCGGCACCGGTCGCCCGGTTGACCGCCTCGCACAGCGACCCCGAGCTGGTGATCTTCTTCCTGCGGGTGTTCGCGGTGCAGATCCCGCTCTACGGTCTCGCGGTGGTGCTCTCCGGGGTGCTGCAGGCGCAGAAGAAGTTCTTCTGGCCGGCGTTCGTGCCGGTGCTCTCCAGCCTGGTGGTGATCGCCACCTACGCCGGGTACGGCGTCCTGCTGCGCCGCGACGGGGTGCCGGTGACCGCCGGACCCGACGGGCTGCCGGACGGGGCGATCGAGCTGCTGGCCTGGGGCACCACGGCCGGGGTGCTGGCGATGGGGGTGCCGCTGCTGGTCCCGGTCCTGCGGTCGGGGGTGCGCCTGCTGCCGTCCTACCGGTTCCCGGACGGGGTGGGCCGACGGGCGTCGAACCTCGCCCTCGCCGGGGTCGGGGGACTGGTGGCGCAGCAGGCGTCGGTGCTGGCGGTGCTCAAGCTGGTGGATGTCTACGGTGACGCGCCGACCCTGGTGGCCTGGCAGACCCTGATCCAGCCGGTGTACCTGCTGCCCTACGCGGTGCTGGCGGTGCCGCTGGCGACCAGCACCTTCCCGCGGCTGGCCGAACGTGCCGGACGGCCGGGCCGGGAGGGCTTCGCGTCCCTAACCGCGCTGACCACGCGGGGGGTGCTGACCGCCAGCACGGTGGGCGCGGTGGCGCTGATCGCCGCCGCTCCGGCGGTGACGACCGTCTTCGGCAGGGTTGGGAACGGTGACGCCGCACTGCTGGCGTCGTTGACCGAGCCGCTGTCGCTGATCGCCCCCGGGTTGCTGGGCTTCGGGCTGATCTTCCACGTCTCCCGGGCGCTGTACGCGCTGGAACGCGGGCGGCTGGCGGTGATCGGCGCCAGCGTCGGCTGGGCGGTGGTGATCGTGGCGTCCTGGCTGGGCTGCCTGCTGCTGGTCGGCAACGGCACCGACGGGCCCGCGACGCTGCGGGCGCTGGCAGTGGGGAACAGCATCGGCATGCTCACCGCCGGTGTGGTCCTGTTGACGCTGCTGCGCGGTGCGGCCGGGGCGGAGGCGGTGCATCGGATCGCCCGGTCGGCGGTGGTCCTGATCCTGGGTGGGGCCCTCGGGTCGGTGGCCGGTCGCCTGGTGGTGGACCTGCTGCGCGATGACGGGGTGGTGTCGGCGGTGCTGGCGGCCGTGGTCGGTGCCGGGATCGGAGCACTGGTGCTGCTGGCGGCGGTGTGGCTGACCGATCGGAGCGCGATCACCGGATTGCTGCGCCGGGGACGGAAGGGATGA